The proteins below come from a single Serratia ficaria genomic window:
- a CDS encoding sensor histidine kinase translates to MVKIIGWTLLTLLSGAGLSAYFLQQQYEEKSANFRILYRDVTVKLSQHDAIIPLLPASRYRWEVQRIFPQIIRWRPHPSIEPRRAIVVEPNGRYWLNAEKQSVLIDLNRLIGELAGKNAFGHLAVLWHDRPLFERGVAERRYYWQWEKVIASQSQPFVLAAGDNPDWAALPWPTILSPALFWGLALYLVSQYRANQRRRDIADLRAHYAELTRLNTLGELTAGIVHELNQPLTAILSYNQTALRLLRHQQVEQLPPLLEAAVVQIKRTDALLQQFRQKLVSEQVDYQPVALGPLWARVTTLLDNEIRRNRIKVSSRIPDGLPLLFAPPLWVEQILHNILNNAVQAQADKAAGTAWIRLEAGAADDGIALTLTDGGPGLSEQALQQVFMPFFTTRANGIGLGMALTDTLVQRLNGSIEASNIAGQGACFRIWLPVHAQE, encoded by the coding sequence ATGGTGAAAATAATAGGCTGGACGCTGCTTACGTTGCTGTCCGGCGCTGGGCTGAGCGCTTATTTTTTGCAGCAGCAATATGAAGAGAAAAGCGCGAACTTTCGCATTCTTTATCGCGATGTGACGGTGAAGCTGTCGCAGCATGACGCGATCATTCCGCTATTGCCGGCAAGCCGATACCGCTGGGAAGTGCAGCGCATTTTTCCGCAAATTATTCGCTGGCGGCCGCATCCGAGCATTGAGCCGCGGCGCGCTATCGTGGTGGAGCCGAATGGCCGCTACTGGCTCAACGCCGAAAAACAATCCGTGCTGATCGACCTGAACCGGCTGATCGGCGAGCTGGCGGGGAAAAATGCCTTCGGCCACCTGGCGGTTCTTTGGCACGATCGGCCGCTGTTCGAGCGGGGCGTAGCGGAGCGGCGCTATTATTGGCAGTGGGAAAAAGTGATCGCCAGCCAGTCGCAACCTTTCGTGCTCGCCGCCGGCGATAACCCCGACTGGGCTGCGTTGCCCTGGCCGACAATCCTGTCGCCGGCCCTGTTTTGGGGGCTGGCGCTGTATCTGGTCAGCCAATATCGCGCCAACCAGCGCCGGCGCGATATTGCCGATTTACGCGCCCATTACGCCGAACTTACGCGCCTGAATACCCTGGGGGAACTCACCGCCGGCATCGTGCATGAGCTTAACCAACCGCTCACCGCCATTTTAAGCTATAACCAAACCGCATTGCGTCTGCTGCGGCACCAGCAGGTCGAACAGCTGCCGCCGCTGCTGGAGGCCGCCGTGGTGCAAATTAAGCGTACGGACGCGCTGCTGCAGCAATTCCGGCAGAAACTGGTCAGCGAGCAGGTCGATTACCAACCGGTGGCGCTGGGGCCGCTTTGGGCGAGGGTGACGACGCTGTTGGACAACGAAATCCGCCGCAACAGGATCAAGGTCAGCAGCCGCATTCCCGACGGTTTGCCCCTGCTGTTCGCACCGCCGCTGTGGGTAGAGCAAATTCTGCACAATATCCTGAACAACGCGGTGCAGGCGCAAGCCGACAAGGCCGCGGGCACGGCATGGATCAGACTGGAGGCCGGCGCCGCTGACGACGGCATCGCGCTGACCCTCACCGATGGCGGCCCCGGGCTGTCGGAGCAGGCTTTGCAGCAGGTGTTCATGCCCTTTTTCACCACGCGCGCCAATGGCATCGGGCTGGGGATGGCGCTGACGGACACGCTGGTACAGCGCCTTAATGGCAGCATCGAGGCGAGCAATATCGCGGGGCAGGGCGCCTGCTTCAGGATTTGGCTGCCCGTGCATGCTCAGGAGTGA
- a CDS encoding response regulator transcription factor, protein MTQYIYLIDDEAAIRSSLSALLGTVGWQTQAYDSAPSFEQSVGELHALTGCMLLDIRMPGKTGLTLLDEWRRQGLEIPVIIMTGHANIDLCRRAFKNGAFEFLTKPIDADLLFEVVGSALEQQRQLQQRQRQLRLMQSRLATLTARENDVFEQIVQGRSSKEIARSFSLSPRTVEAHRANIFAKLDVNSLPKLMNVYGELALRKKP, encoded by the coding sequence ATGACACAGTATATTTATCTGATTGATGACGAAGCGGCGATTCGTTCCTCGCTCAGCGCGCTGCTGGGCACCGTGGGTTGGCAGACGCAGGCGTACGACAGCGCCCCGTCTTTCGAACAGAGCGTCGGTGAACTGCATGCGCTGACCGGCTGTATGCTGCTGGACATCAGGATGCCAGGCAAGACCGGGTTGACGCTGTTGGACGAGTGGAGGCGGCAGGGGTTGGAGATCCCGGTGATCATCATGACCGGGCACGCGAATATCGATCTCTGCCGCCGGGCGTTCAAAAACGGCGCCTTCGAATTCCTCACCAAACCGATCGATGCGGATTTGCTGTTTGAAGTGGTCGGCAGCGCATTGGAACAGCAAAGGCAATTGCAGCAGCGGCAACGGCAACTGCGGCTGATGCAAAGCCGGCTGGCTACCCTGACCGCCCGTGAAAACGACGTCTTCGAGCAGATCGTGCAAGGACGTTCGAGCAAAGAGATCGCCCGCAGCTTTTCGCTGTCTCCGCGCACCGTCGAGGCGCATCGCGCCAATATATTCGCCAAGCTCGACGTCAATTCGCTGCCCAAACTGATGAACGTCTACGGCGAGCTGGCGCTGCGGAAAAAGCCCTAA
- a CDS encoding GlcG/HbpS family heme-binding protein, with the protein MKRIISSLVLIGGLASFAHAAGGVVSQHSLSLELADRLAQSAIRACGAGNYNVAVTVVDRAGTPLVIKRMDNAGPHTVEASRMKAFTALTTRNATENVMKGAQANAGAANLRDIPGFLLLAGGVPVKSGEEVVGAIGVGGAPGGHLDQQCALEALKSAQSSLKAG; encoded by the coding sequence ATGAAACGCATTATCTCAAGCCTGGTGTTAATCGGCGGCCTGGCGTCATTCGCCCACGCGGCCGGCGGCGTGGTGTCGCAACATTCCCTCTCCCTCGAACTGGCCGATCGGCTGGCGCAAAGCGCTATCCGGGCCTGCGGCGCCGGCAACTACAACGTCGCCGTGACCGTGGTGGATCGCGCCGGCACGCCGCTGGTGATCAAGAGAATGGACAACGCCGGCCCCCACACGGTGGAAGCCAGCCGAATGAAGGCGTTTACCGCCCTGACGACCCGCAATGCGACAGAAAACGTCATGAAGGGCGCCCAGGCGAACGCCGGTGCGGCCAACCTGCGCGATATCCCCGGGTTCCTGCTGTTGGCCGGCGGCGTGCCGGTGAAATCGGGCGAAGAAGTCGTCGGCGCCATCGGCGTCGGCGGCGCGCCGGGCGGGCATCTGGATCAGCAATGCGCATTAGAGGCGTTGAAAAGCGCCCAGAGCAGCCTGAAAGCCGGCTAA